In the Methylomonas rhizoryzae genome, one interval contains:
- a CDS encoding GH36-type glycosyl hydrolase domain-containing protein: protein MAKRREQRRYVRSEHPGGEETPIRFEVFNTERLQQHAVSLARAQKITSLKNGRKLIPRVRENAQVLLEAYESVARAVREQRAITPAAEWLLDNFHVIEEQVSDIHVDLPESYARELPKLAEGVLAGYPRVYGIAWALVAHTDSRFTPELLTLFVRAYQGVEPLTLGELWAIPITLRVLLVENLRRLAVSIMRSQHGRRLADEFVDYVENLLAHSDRPDPPIPSAELPVESLRQAFAVQLLLRSHDPHPSVSISLDFLDDWLKLQNVSLDDIVHREHAAQIADNLTVRNIITSMRGISAFDWPRFVEEVSLVDVCLRGHEGYATMDFLTRDRYRHAVEELAKHSPRSEVEIARRVMDKIQVAAAQGADDERRLEPGYYLIGAGRYGFEMDVEYQPTFKQHLLRRYVAHAGLAYIGSLALLTFLLLTLPISAAIAAGLPGWSLSLLALVFAFPASDIAIGVMNQLIVAWLPPSHMPRFELSDGVPEALSTFVVVPTMFVSEDGVRQQIEQMEIRYLANPEGEVRFALLSDWVDADREQLDGDERLLAVALAGVEALNAKYAKQRFFVFHRKRLWNASEGKWMGWERKRGKLHEFNRLLRGATDTSFLPAAGQPASVPSGVCYVITLDADTKLPMGVVSQLVGVAAHPLNRPVFDPVSRTVVQGYGILQPRVTPTLPQRQERSLFHQIFAGASGTDAYSSSVSELYQDLFSLGTYSGKGLYHVDSFETALAGRVPDNTQLSHDLFESVYVRCGLVSDIEFFEEFPSHTQVAASRQHRWVRGDWQLLPWIFGASGQGMPMIGRWKMLDNLRRSLSAPAAFTALVASWAIPDAPLWPLVGFVLAALAFPAILAVAGCCSVPRRGISLSTHLRGAGENVLWACGNSLVALTLLAQQAWLMADAIATTLVRLFITRRKLLKWVTALQAKAGAGYALKNLIRPLSHSSSVVMAAAALVLLCNPVAIGYAWPFLLLWWLAPVVARALSLPPRLDKAESLTPEDSVQLRLYGRRIWRFFSTFVTAEDHYLPPDNFQEDPEPVVAHRSSPTNFGLYLLSVAAARDFGWLGLLDSVERLEATLSTLSALPRLHGHFYNWYDTRDLHMLEPRYLSTVDSGNLAGHLLTLAQACREMRERPLDLNIALTGVADTYHLLLSALRHLDDESRTLTVTLTELRQKSLVLGELLKQRPDGAEEWTGLWRQLDVCAGVLYDLANAYAAERGDSVDNEVLAWAGLLCEDISSHAKDVAGLMPWLHFSVSAQSSSASEETPPAIAKLKQQISVARPLCDLAASYRDCAEQVQCSAGEIAAADLKAAVIGLRKAGDLAAKLSDRLESMAAQLERLFRDMDFRFLFDADRHMFAIGYRVAEGVIDSSYYDLLASEARLSSFIAVAKRDVPSMHWFHLGRRVTRAAHGTVLLSWSGSMFEYLMPSLVTFTPRYSLIDQTCRLVVKRQIAYGQERDVPWGVSESAFNGRDLNMTYQYSAFGVPGLGMKRGLGEELVIAPYATALAAMYLPHAALKNFASLEREGALGRYGFYEALDYTPIRLAEGQKVALVRCYMAHHQGMSLVAFANVVHDGIMRHRFHRTALIQSADLLLQERVPHGADTETLPLLQTLSDMKDTVQPPVRRVPSPMSTVPSSHLLANGRYSVMITAAGSGYSLWRNLAVTRWREDVTRDAWGSYLYLRDGETGEVWSAGYQPTVAKPEQYDVVFVEDRARITRTDGAIVTTLEIVVSPEDDAEIRRLSLTNNGTREREIDVTSYAEIVLAPPAADIAHPAFSNLFVQTEYLPQTRSLLAHRRQRSTGDPQLWAAHVLADRQTGDGLQYETDRARFVGRGQSLRTPIAVMDGRPLSNTVGSVLDPIFSLRTRIKVAAGATEHLTFTTLVAASRQLAADLADKYHSVTAWERVSALAWTHAHVQLHHLRTKPEEAQLFQMLANRLIFADSSLRPGGKWIQMNTLSVAALWRYGISGDRPMLLLRVSEPEDRGFVEQLLRAHEYWSIKGLAADLLILNDKESSYVEDLQSMLETMIRENQARCAAQENENRGAVFVLPVGRLSMDERRFLQTAARVMLVSNRGTLAEQLLRHPRPQSAFIAPQALSVRQTQVPALALPSLEFFNGLGGFGEDGSEYVIMLDKGQWTPAPWVNVVANPEFGFMVSESGSGCTWCGNSRENQLTPWSNDPVADAPGEVFYLRDDESYELWTPTALPIRVENSSYLIRHGKGYSRFEHASHGIHSELLQFVGPDDPVKISLLTLSNVSGRNRRLTLTAYLEWVLGASRSVTAPHIITELDPETGALLASNPWDQEFGSRIAFADLAGRQTSFTANRTEFIGRNGSLDAPAALLSRKPLKSRAGAGLDPCAALQTAIELAPNERIEIVCLLGQGQDRAQAVELIRRYRATDVAGLFKRVKQSWWQVLATVQVNTPDRELDLLLNGWLLYQTLSCRMWARAAFYQVGGAFGFRDQLQDSMALVVSRPDLARAHLLRAAARQFELGDVQHWWHPPTGRGVRTRFSDDRVWLPYAVAHYLKVSGDTGVLAELLPFLEGPELGTEQDDAYFHPGESTAQATLFEHCARALDLSLATGAHGLPLMGCGDWNDGMNRVGNRGQGESVWLAWFLIAVLNEFAEVAERLGETERAGRWRVHAARLTAAVEAEGWDGAWYRRAYFDDGSPLGSASNAECRIDAIAQSWGVISGAADPERARRAMASVHEYLVRHGDDLLLLFTPPFDKTERDPGYIKSYPPGIRENGGQYTHAAIWSVIAYAMLGEGDQAGELLRMLNPIKRTASRTGMFAYKGEPYVLAADIYAEAPHARRAGWTWYTGAAGWFYRAGLEWVLGLQVRADRLLFDPCIPSAWRSYSMVYHHGNSRYEICVENPDGYTHGIAVLELDGFSQLDTGSVALSDDGQLHKIRLLLGPAVADSSV from the coding sequence ATGGCCAAACGGCGAGAGCAAAGACGGTATGTTAGAAGCGAGCATCCGGGCGGCGAAGAAACGCCGATTCGTTTCGAGGTGTTCAATACCGAGCGTTTGCAGCAACATGCGGTGAGCCTCGCGCGAGCGCAAAAAATCACCAGTCTGAAAAACGGCCGAAAATTGATTCCACGGGTACGCGAGAATGCCCAGGTCTTGTTGGAGGCTTATGAATCGGTGGCTAGAGCGGTACGCGAGCAACGTGCCATCACGCCTGCCGCAGAATGGTTGTTGGATAATTTTCATGTCATCGAAGAGCAGGTCAGCGACATTCATGTCGATTTGCCGGAAAGCTATGCGCGGGAACTACCGAAGCTGGCGGAAGGCGTGCTAGCCGGCTATCCGCGGGTCTATGGCATCGCTTGGGCGTTGGTGGCTCACACCGACAGCCGTTTTACGCCGGAATTGCTGACGCTGTTTGTCAGGGCCTATCAAGGCGTCGAGCCGCTCACGCTCGGCGAGCTGTGGGCCATACCGATTACCTTGCGAGTATTGCTGGTCGAGAATCTGCGCCGTTTGGCCGTTAGTATCATGCGGTCGCAACACGGTCGGCGCTTGGCGGACGAATTCGTCGATTATGTGGAAAATCTTCTCGCTCACAGCGACCGGCCCGATCCGCCCATTCCTTCCGCAGAACTGCCGGTCGAGTCCCTGCGCCAAGCGTTTGCGGTGCAATTGCTGCTGCGTTCGCACGATCCGCATCCTTCTGTGTCGATTTCTCTGGATTTTCTGGATGACTGGCTCAAGCTGCAGAACGTCAGTCTAGACGACATCGTGCATCGCGAGCATGCGGCGCAGATTGCCGATAACCTGACCGTTCGCAACATCATTACCAGCATGCGCGGCATCTCCGCCTTCGATTGGCCCAGGTTCGTCGAGGAAGTCAGTTTGGTCGATGTTTGTTTGCGCGGCCACGAAGGATACGCGACGATGGATTTTTTGACCCGCGATCGCTACCGGCATGCGGTTGAAGAACTGGCCAAACATTCGCCGCGTTCAGAAGTGGAGATTGCGCGCCGGGTGATGGACAAGATTCAGGTGGCGGCGGCACAAGGTGCGGATGACGAACGCCGACTGGAACCCGGTTATTACCTGATAGGCGCCGGGCGCTACGGTTTCGAAATGGACGTCGAATATCAGCCAACGTTTAAGCAACACTTGTTACGCCGCTATGTTGCGCACGCTGGCTTGGCTTATATCGGTAGCTTGGCGTTGCTGACCTTTTTGCTGCTGACATTGCCGATCAGCGCGGCAATTGCGGCCGGTCTGCCTGGCTGGAGTTTGAGTTTGCTGGCTCTGGTTTTTGCATTTCCGGCCTCGGATATCGCAATCGGGGTGATGAATCAACTCATCGTTGCCTGGCTGCCGCCCAGCCATATGCCGCGCTTCGAATTATCCGACGGCGTCCCTGAGGCGTTAAGCACTTTTGTGGTTGTGCCGACGATGTTCGTCAGCGAGGACGGGGTGCGGCAGCAAATCGAGCAAATGGAAATTCGTTATCTGGCCAATCCGGAGGGCGAGGTGCGATTTGCATTGTTGTCGGATTGGGTCGATGCCGATCGGGAGCAGCTAGACGGCGACGAACGGCTGTTGGCCGTAGCCCTGGCCGGTGTGGAAGCATTGAACGCCAAATACGCTAAACAGCGATTTTTTGTATTCCACCGAAAACGCTTGTGGAATGCCAGCGAGGGCAAGTGGATGGGCTGGGAGCGCAAGCGCGGCAAATTGCATGAATTTAACCGCTTGCTCCGCGGTGCGACCGATACCTCGTTTTTACCGGCAGCCGGTCAACCGGCAAGCGTTCCATCCGGCGTGTGTTATGTGATTACCCTGGATGCCGATACCAAACTGCCGATGGGGGTCGTCAGCCAACTGGTTGGGGTGGCGGCGCACCCGCTCAATCGGCCGGTGTTCGATCCCGTCAGCCGGACCGTCGTGCAAGGGTACGGCATTCTGCAGCCGCGGGTCACGCCGACCCTGCCGCAACGCCAGGAACGCTCGCTGTTTCATCAGATTTTTGCCGGCGCTTCCGGTACCGATGCCTACTCCAGTTCGGTATCCGAGTTGTATCAGGATTTGTTCTCCTTGGGCACCTATAGCGGCAAGGGCTTGTACCATGTCGACAGTTTCGAAACGGCATTGGCCGGCAGAGTGCCGGACAATACCCAGCTCAGCCACGATTTATTCGAGAGCGTTTACGTGCGCTGCGGACTGGTCAGCGATATCGAGTTTTTCGAGGAATTTCCGTCCCACACCCAAGTGGCGGCGTCGCGGCAACACCGCTGGGTGAGGGGCGATTGGCAGCTGCTTCCCTGGATTTTTGGTGCGTCCGGGCAAGGGATGCCGATGATCGGCCGCTGGAAGATGCTGGACAATTTGCGCCGTTCGTTATCGGCACCGGCTGCCTTCACCGCTCTGGTGGCGAGTTGGGCTATACCGGATGCGCCGTTATGGCCGCTTGTAGGATTTGTGTTGGCCGCATTGGCATTTCCGGCAATTTTAGCGGTAGCAGGTTGTTGCAGCGTGCCCCGGCGCGGTATCTCTTTAAGCACGCATCTGCGCGGAGCTGGGGAAAACGTGCTTTGGGCTTGCGGCAACAGTTTGGTGGCTCTGACTTTGCTGGCGCAACAAGCTTGGCTGATGGCCGACGCGATTGCGACCACGCTGGTGCGTTTGTTTATCACCCGCCGTAAACTATTGAAATGGGTCACCGCCTTGCAGGCAAAAGCCGGCGCGGGGTATGCACTTAAAAATTTGATCCGGCCGCTCAGTCATTCGTCCTCGGTGGTGATGGCGGCTGCGGCGCTGGTGTTGCTGTGCAATCCGGTCGCGATAGGATACGCTTGGCCATTTTTATTGTTGTGGTGGCTGGCGCCGGTTGTTGCCCGTGCCTTGAGTTTGCCGCCCAGGCTGGACAAAGCGGAAAGCCTGACTCCCGAAGATAGTGTGCAACTACGCCTATACGGCAGACGGATCTGGCGTTTTTTTTCCACTTTTGTCACGGCGGAGGACCACTATCTGCCGCCGGATAATTTTCAGGAAGATCCTGAACCGGTGGTCGCCCATCGCAGTTCACCGACAAACTTCGGACTTTATTTATTGTCGGTGGCGGCGGCGCGGGATTTCGGCTGGTTGGGGTTGCTTGATAGCGTTGAACGATTGGAAGCCACATTATCGACTTTATCGGCGCTACCTAGGTTACACGGCCATTTTTACAATTGGTACGACACCCGCGATCTGCACATGCTGGAACCGCGTTACCTGTCGACCGTGGATAGCGGCAACCTGGCAGGCCATCTGTTGACCTTAGCGCAAGCGTGCCGGGAAATGCGGGAAAGGCCGCTGGATTTAAACATAGCGCTCACCGGCGTGGCCGACACCTACCATTTATTGTTAAGTGCGTTGCGTCATCTCGACGACGAATCGCGCACTCTGACGGTTACTTTGACCGAATTGCGGCAAAAAAGCTTGGTCTTGGGCGAGTTGCTGAAACAGCGTCCCGACGGCGCTGAGGAATGGACCGGTCTGTGGCGGCAACTCGACGTTTGTGCCGGTGTGCTTTACGATCTGGCCAATGCCTACGCTGCCGAACGCGGCGACAGCGTCGACAACGAGGTGCTAGCGTGGGCCGGACTGCTGTGCGAGGACATAAGCTCGCATGCCAAGGATGTGGCTGGTCTGATGCCGTGGCTGCATTTCTCCGTCAGTGCTCAATCAAGCTCGGCTTCTGAGGAGACGCCGCCTGCGATTGCTAAATTAAAGCAACAAATATCGGTCGCTAGACCGTTGTGCGATCTTGCCGCCAGTTACAGGGATTGTGCCGAGCAAGTGCAGTGTTCTGCGGGCGAGATAGCGGCTGCCGACCTGAAAGCCGCGGTGATAGGCCTGCGCAAGGCCGGAGATTTGGCTGCAAAGTTGAGCGATCGCCTGGAAAGTATGGCCGCGCAACTGGAGAGGCTATTCCGGGACATGGATTTTCGCTTTCTGTTCGACGCCGACCGCCATATGTTTGCCATTGGTTACCGGGTGGCGGAAGGGGTCATCGATTCCAGTTATTACGACTTGTTGGCCTCCGAGGCTCGCCTGTCCAGTTTTATCGCCGTAGCCAAGCGCGACGTGCCCAGCATGCATTGGTTCCATCTCGGCCGTCGGGTCACCCGCGCCGCTCATGGCACGGTGTTGCTGTCCTGGTCGGGATCGATGTTCGAATATTTAATGCCGTCTTTAGTCACCTTTACTCCGCGGTATAGCCTGATCGATCAGACTTGCCGGTTGGTGGTGAAGCGGCAGATCGCATACGGCCAGGAGCGGGACGTCCCTTGGGGCGTGTCCGAATCCGCGTTCAATGGCCGCGATTTGAACATGACGTACCAATATTCGGCATTTGGCGTGCCCGGGCTGGGAATGAAACGCGGTTTGGGCGAGGAATTGGTGATTGCGCCTTACGCCACGGCCTTGGCAGCCATGTATTTGCCGCATGCCGCGCTGAAAAATTTCGCCAGTCTGGAAAGGGAAGGCGCGCTGGGGCGTTACGGTTTCTACGAAGCGCTGGATTACACGCCTATCCGTTTGGCGGAAGGGCAAAAGGTGGCGCTGGTGCGCTGTTATATGGCGCATCATCAGGGGATGTCGCTGGTGGCGTTTGCCAATGTGGTGCATGACGGCATTATGCGGCACCGTTTTCATCGTACCGCATTGATTCAGTCGGCAGATTTATTGCTGCAGGAGCGTGTGCCGCACGGTGCGGATACTGAAACCTTGCCGCTGCTGCAAACCTTGTCGGACATGAAGGACACCGTGCAACCGCCGGTGCGGCGCGTTCCGTCGCCGATGTCGACAGTGCCGTCCTCGCACCTGCTGGCCAACGGCCGTTATTCGGTGATGATTACCGCCGCCGGATCCGGCTATAGCCTGTGGCGGAATCTGGCGGTCACACGCTGGCGCGAGGACGTGACGCGGGATGCCTGGGGCAGTTACTTATATCTGCGCGATGGCGAAACCGGCGAGGTCTGGTCGGCCGGCTACCAACCGACGGTGGCCAAACCGGAGCAGTATGACGTGGTATTCGTCGAAGATCGCGCGCGGATTACCCGCACCGATGGCGCCATCGTCACAACCTTGGAAATTGTGGTGTCGCCGGAAGACGACGCGGAAATCCGTCGCCTGAGCCTGACCAATAACGGTACGCGCGAGCGCGAAATCGATGTCACCTCCTATGCCGAGATCGTATTGGCGCCGCCGGCCGCCGACATCGCCCATCCGGCGTTTTCCAATCTGTTCGTGCAAACGGAATACTTGCCGCAAACTCGGTCCTTGCTGGCGCATCGCCGCCAACGTTCGACGGGAGATCCGCAACTGTGGGCGGCGCATGTGCTGGCCGATCGGCAAACCGGCGACGGTTTGCAATACGAAACCGATAGGGCGCGCTTTGTTGGCCGCGGACAAAGTTTGCGAACGCCGATCGCAGTCATGGATGGGCGGCCGTTGAGCAACACCGTGGGTTCGGTACTGGACCCCATCTTCAGCCTGCGCACCCGAATCAAGGTGGCCGCTGGCGCGACCGAACATTTGACCTTCACCACTTTGGTGGCCGCGTCTCGTCAGTTGGCGGCGGACCTGGCCGACAAGTATCACAGCGTTACCGCTTGGGAGCGGGTATCCGCCTTGGCCTGGACCCATGCTCACGTGCAATTGCATCACTTGCGGACCAAGCCGGAAGAGGCACAATTGTTTCAGATGTTGGCTAATCGCTTGATTTTTGCCGATTCGTCGCTGCGTCCGGGCGGCAAATGGATACAAATGAATACCCTGAGTGTCGCCGCGCTTTGGCGCTACGGAATTTCCGGGGATAGGCCGATGCTGTTGTTGCGAGTCAGCGAACCGGAAGATAGAGGCTTCGTCGAACAGCTGTTGCGCGCTCATGAATATTGGAGCATCAAGGGACTCGCCGCCGATTTGCTGATTCTCAACGACAAGGAGTCTTCTTACGTCGAGGACTTGCAAAGCATGCTGGAAACTATGATTCGGGAGAATCAGGCGCGGTGCGCCGCCCAAGAGAATGAAAACCGGGGGGCGGTTTTTGTATTGCCGGTCGGCCGGTTGTCTATGGACGAGCGGCGCTTCTTGCAAACGGCGGCGAGGGTGATGCTGGTCAGTAATCGGGGTACCTTGGCCGAGCAGTTATTGCGGCACCCCCGCCCGCAATCGGCATTCATCGCCCCGCAAGCCTTGTCTGTCCGCCAAACTCAGGTGCCGGCCTTGGCGCTGCCTTCGCTTGAGTTTTTCAACGGCCTAGGCGGTTTCGGCGAGGACGGCAGCGAATACGTAATCATGCTGGATAAGGGCCAGTGGACGCCAGCACCTTGGGTCAACGTGGTCGCCAACCCGGAATTCGGTTTCATGGTTTCCGAGTCTGGCAGCGGGTGTACTTGGTGCGGGAACAGCCGCGAGAATCAGTTAACGCCTTGGTCTAACGATCCAGTGGCCGATGCGCCCGGCGAAGTATTTTACCTGCGCGACGACGAAAGTTATGAGCTGTGGACGCCGACAGCGCTGCCGATCCGGGTGGAAAATTCCAGTTATCTGATACGGCACGGCAAAGGCTATAGCCGTTTCGAGCATGCTTCCCATGGCATTCACAGCGAATTGTTGCAATTTGTCGGCCCGGACGATCCCGTCAAAATATCACTGCTTACCTTATCGAATGTCTCGGGCCGCAATCGGCGGCTGACGCTGACAGCCTATTTGGAATGGGTGTTAGGTGCATCGCGTAGCGTCACCGCGCCGCATATCATTACCGAACTGGACCCGGAAACCGGCGCCTTGTTGGCGTCCAATCCTTGGGATCAAGAGTTCGGCAGCCGTATCGCCTTCGCCGATCTAGCCGGGCGGCAGACGAGTTTCACCGCCAACCGCACCGAATTCATCGGCCGCAACGGTAGCTTGGATGCGCCGGCCGCTTTGTTAAGCCGCAAACCGCTGAAAAGCCGAGCGGGTGCCGGGCTCGACCCTTGCGCCGCGCTGCAAACGGCGATCGAGCTAGCCCCGAACGAACGAATCGAGATTGTCTGTTTATTGGGCCAGGGGCAAGACCGGGCTCAGGCCGTGGAGTTGATCCGGCGTTATCGTGCCACCGACGTAGCCGGCTTGTTTAAGCGAGTCAAACAGTCGTGGTGGCAAGTACTGGCTACGGTGCAAGTAAACACGCCGGACCGGGAACTGGACTTGCTGTTAAACGGCTGGTTGTTGTATCAAACCTTGAGTTGCCGAATGTGGGCGCGAGCGGCTTTCTATCAGGTTGGCGGAGCATTTGGTTTTCGCGATCAACTGCAAGACAGCATGGCGTTGGTGGTGTCCAGACCGGACCTGGCACGGGCTCATCTATTACGAGCCGCCGCTCGCCAGTTCGAGCTGGGCGACGTGCAGCATTGGTGGCACCCGCCTACCGGACGTGGGGTGCGTACCCGCTTTTCCGATGATCGGGTTTGGCTGCCTTACGCGGTGGCGCATTACCTGAAGGTTAGCGGCGATACCGGGGTGCTGGCTGAATTGCTGCCGTTTCTAGAAGGCCCGGAGTTGGGTACGGAGCAGGACGATGCTTACTTCCATCCCGGCGAATCGACCGCACAAGCCACTTTATTCGAGCATTGTGCGCGGGCATTGGACCTAAGCTTGGCCACCGGTGCCCATGGCTTGCCGTTGATGGGATGCGGGGACTGGAACGACGGCATGAACCGGGTCGGCAATCGGGGGCAGGGCGAGAGTGTTTGGCTGGCCTGGTTTCTGATTGCGGTCTTGAACGAATTTGCCGAGGTCGCCGAGCGGCTGGGCGAGACCGAGCGCGCCGGACGCTGGCGCGTGCATGCTGCGCGCCTGACAGCAGCTGTGGAGGCTGAAGGCTGGGACGGTGCTTGGTACCGGCGCGCCTACTTCGACGATGGCTCGCCGCTGGGTTCGGCAAGCAACGCCGAGTGCCGCATCGATGCGATTGCGCAGAGTTGGGGCGTCATTTCCGGCGCCGCCGACCCTGAACGGGCGCGACGGGCGATGGCGTCGGTGCACGAGTATCTGGTGCGCCACGGCGACGATCTGCTGTTATTGTTCACGCCGCCGTTCGACAAGACCGAACGCGATCCCGGCTATATCAAAAGTTATCCGCCCGGCATTCGCGAAAACGGCGGCCAATACACCCATGCCGCTATTTGGTCGGTGATTGCTTACGCCATGCTAGGCGAAGGCGATCAAGCGGGGGAATTGCTGCGCATGCTGAATCCGATTAAGCGCACCGCCAGCCGCACCGGCATGTTCGCCTACAAGGGCGAACCCTATGTGTTGGCGGCTGACATCTATGCAGAAGCCCCGCATGCCCGGCGTGCGGGTTGGACTTGGTACACCGGCGCGGCCGGTTGGTTTTACCGGGCCGGACTGGAATGGGTGTTGGGGCTGCAAGTTCGCGCCGACCGATTGTTGTTCGATCCGTGTATTCCCAGTGCTTGGCGCAGTTACAGCATGGTTTATCACCACGGAAATTCCCGTTATGAAATTTGCGTCGAAAACCCTGATGGATATACACATGGGATCGCAGTGCTGGAACTGGATGGCTTCAGCCAGTTAGACACTGGCAGCGTCGCACTGAGCGACGATGGCCAATTGCACAAGATACGGCTTTTGCTTGGCCCCGCCGTTGCGGATTCCTCAGTCTAA
- a CDS encoding BON domain-containing protein gives MKQFSKTLTAFIVTLALITAAGCASTSKQEGAGEYVDDSVITTKVKAMLFDEPNLRSGQINVETFKGVVQLSGFVSSRGDINRAVEIARSIKGVASVKNDMRLK, from the coding sequence ATGAAACAATTCAGCAAAACGTTAACCGCATTCATTGTGACCCTCGCATTAATCACCGCTGCGGGCTGCGCTTCAACATCTAAGCAAGAGGGAGCCGGCGAATACGTCGATGACAGCGTCATCACTACCAAAGTGAAAGCAATGTTATTCGATGAGCCCAACTTGAGATCGGGTCAGATCAATGTCGAAACCTTCAAAGGTGTCGTGCAATTGAGCGGCTTCGTCAGCTCGCGAGGAGACATCAATCGTGCTGTGGAGATTGCTCGCAGCATCAAAGGTGTAGCGTCGGTCAAAAACGACATGCGACTAAAATAA
- the smbP gene encoding small metal-binding protein SmbP produces MTIKMAQFTGLFAGIVLTLSSLGTFAAESERHMAQALKHAEAAAKAADGNTIAEHAEAAKTHVKKSMEHLDAGSASLDQAVEHGKQGHADLAKKAAEEAVVHLKSAQ; encoded by the coding sequence ATGACAATTAAAATGGCTCAATTTACAGGTTTATTTGCCGGCATCGTGTTGACGCTGAGTTCATTAGGTACGTTTGCAGCTGAAAGCGAAAGGCACATGGCTCAAGCATTAAAACACGCAGAAGCAGCCGCCAAAGCTGCCGATGGAAATACCATTGCCGAGCATGCCGAGGCAGCAAAAACGCATGTCAAAAAGTCGATGGAACATCTAGATGCGGGTTCTGCCAGTCTGGATCAAGCGGTCGAGCATGGTAAGCAAGGCCATGCCGACTTAGCCAAAAAAGCGGCTGAAGAGGCAGTGGTGCACTTGAAATCTGCACAATAG
- a CDS encoding DUF883 family protein, protein METVDKASNFAHEAVDKIASASNQAADALEEKGQQLKNAEQRLMKNCQVYIRDNPVTSLGIAVAAGFVLSRLLSSR, encoded by the coding sequence ATGGAAACCGTAGATAAAGCATCTAATTTTGCGCATGAGGCGGTCGATAAAATCGCCAGCGCATCCAATCAAGCCGCGGACGCGCTGGAAGAAAAAGGCCAACAGCTGAAAAATGCCGAACAGCGTTTGATGAAAAATTGCCAGGTTTACATCCGCGACAATCCCGTGACTTCTTTGGGTATCGCAGTAGCCGCCGGCTTTGTTCTGAGCCGTTTATTGAGCAGTCGGTAA
- a CDS encoding phage holin family protein, with product MHPDRAVGDDRSADDPPSELGGLEDMQAFWQELRGLSHDRLRLAALETQRAGLRLVDMLVAGVMAAALLFAAWLGLSAAAVLRLIENGMETSSALLLAVAGNLLLVLILAAAIRRNSCYLAFPALLRSIQTPPPVRNR from the coding sequence ATGCATCCGGATCGCGCCGTCGGCGATGATCGATCTGCAGACGATCCGCCCAGCGAGTTAGGCGGACTCGAGGATATGCAGGCTTTCTGGCAAGAGTTGAGAGGTTTAAGCCACGACCGCCTGCGACTCGCCGCTCTGGAAACGCAACGGGCGGGTTTGAGATTGGTGGACATGCTGGTCGCGGGCGTTATGGCTGCCGCGCTGTTATTCGCTGCCTGGCTGGGATTGTCAGCCGCGGCCGTCTTAAGATTGATCGAAAACGGCATGGAGACAAGCAGCGCCTTGCTGCTAGCCGTTGCCGGCAATTTACTATTGGTATTGATTCTGGCCGCCGCGATCCGGCGTAACAGTTGCTACCTCGCTTTTCCCGCACTCCTCCGCAGTATTCAGACGCCACCGCCGGTTCGAAATCGGTGA
- a CDS encoding DUF4870 family protein has protein sequence MSDVSIQKSNDEKMQFLKRMTASVYLCQILTFMLAGLPLLLGVAINFLKKNDVQGTWLESHFEWQIKTTWVALAGFALAGLTFTLGAGIFVLIITVVWMLYRIAIGWYALTDGKAIDNRVS, from the coding sequence ATGAGCGACGTGTCTATTCAAAAATCAAATGACGAAAAAATGCAATTCCTAAAAAGAATGACGGCATCGGTCTATCTATGCCAGATATTAACCTTTATGCTGGCGGGCCTGCCGTTGCTGTTAGGAGTGGCCATAAATTTCTTGAAGAAAAACGACGTTCAGGGTACGTGGCTGGAGTCGCATTTCGAGTGGCAAATAAAAACCACTTGGGTGGCATTGGCTGGATTTGCGTTAGCCGGGCTTACCTTTACTTTGGGAGCCGGCATATTTGTTTTGATCATAACGGTAGTATGGATGCTATATAGGATTGCAATCGGTTGGTATGCGTTGACCGATGGCAAAGCAATCGACAACAGAGTAAGTTAA
- a CDS encoding CsbD family protein — MKKNQLKGRLELVLGNTNDVVGKIWEDESMEMVEKVRKNDGKVRARYADLKDDIKNAR; from the coding sequence ATGAAAAAAAATCAACTGAAAGGCAGATTGGAACTGGTTTTAGGCAACACCAATGATGTCGTCGGTAAAATTTGGGAGGATGAAAGTATGGAAATGGTAGAAAAGGTGCGAAAGAACGACGGCAAGGTAAGGGCGCGTTATGCCGACCTTAAAGACGATATAAAAAATGCGCGCTAA